In a single window of the Streptomyces sp. NBC_00094 genome:
- a CDS encoding FHA domain-containing protein, translating into MSELTLTVMRLGFLAVLWLFVIVAVQVIRSDLFGTRVTQRGSRRQETRPQQNARQAAAPPQQRGQQTAAGGRQRRGAPTKLVVSEGTLTGTTVALQGQTITLGRAHDSTIVLDDDYASSRHARIYPDRDGQWIVEDLGSTNGTYLDRTRLTTATPIPLGAPIRIGKTVIELRK; encoded by the coding sequence ATGTCAGAGCTGACCCTGACGGTCATGCGGTTGGGTTTCCTGGCCGTTCTGTGGCTGTTCGTCATCGTGGCCGTCCAGGTCATCCGCAGCGACCTGTTCGGTACGCGGGTGACCCAGCGCGGTTCGCGGCGCCAGGAGACCCGGCCGCAGCAGAACGCGCGCCAGGCCGCCGCGCCTCCGCAGCAGCGCGGCCAGCAGACCGCGGCGGGCGGGCGGCAGCGCCGTGGTGCCCCGACGAAGCTGGTCGTCTCCGAGGGCACCCTCACCGGCACCACCGTCGCCCTCCAGGGGCAGACGATCACGCTGGGCCGGGCGCACGATTCGACGATCGTGCTGGACGACGACTACGCGTCCAGCCGGCACGCCAGGATCTACCCGGACCGGGACGGTCAGTGGATCGTCGAGGATCTCGGGTCCACGAACGGCACCTATCTCGACCGGACCCGCCTCACCACCGCCACACCGATTCCGCTGGGCGCGCCGATTCGCATCGGCAAGACCGTCATCGAGCTGCGGAAGTAG
- a CDS encoding penicillin-binding protein 2: MNKPLRRVAIFCGLLILALLLRDNWVQFVRADELNSHPDNTRVRIERYANARGNIIVDGKPITGSLDSKDEYYKYKRTYTDGPMWAPVTGYASQAYDANQIEKIEDGILTGNDDRLFFDRTLAMFTGEKKKGGDVVTTLNGAAQKAAFEGLGNNTGAVVAIEPSTGKILAMASTPSYDPSSFAGYSGKDEKAWVALEKNKNKPKLNRAIREIYPPGSVFKVVTAAAALESGKVTDINAATDTPEPYNLPLTRVPMKNHASGCENASLNLALQVSCNSVFAKLGDEVGLAKMTEIAEKFGFNAEQFTPVRSAASVYDKDMERSENALSSIGQFNTATTPLQMAMVTAAIANDGKLMKPYMIDQLRAPNLDVVKQNEPEEMSRPVSQKNAQLLQQMMENVVTKGTGRNADLHMDGVKVGGKTGTAQHGEKNAKRPYAWFISYAKTAQGSPVAVAVIVEDSEGTDREDISGGGLAAPIAKDVMKAVLKSRG, encoded by the coding sequence GTGAACAAGCCGCTGCGCCGGGTCGCGATCTTCTGCGGCCTCCTCATCCTCGCCCTGCTCCTGCGGGACAACTGGGTGCAGTTCGTCCGCGCCGACGAGCTGAACTCTCACCCGGACAACACCCGCGTCCGGATCGAGCGGTACGCGAACGCGCGCGGCAACATCATCGTGGACGGCAAGCCGATCACCGGGTCCCTCGACTCGAAGGACGAGTACTACAAGTACAAGCGCACCTACACCGATGGCCCCATGTGGGCCCCGGTCACCGGTTACGCCTCGCAGGCCTACGACGCCAACCAGATCGAGAAGATCGAGGACGGCATCCTTACCGGCAACGACGACCGGCTCTTCTTCGACCGCACGCTCGCCATGTTCACCGGTGAGAAGAAGAAGGGCGGCGACGTCGTCACCACCCTCAACGGCGCCGCCCAGAAGGCCGCCTTCGAGGGCCTCGGCAACAACACCGGCGCCGTCGTCGCGATCGAGCCGTCCACCGGCAAGATCCTCGCGATGGCGTCCACCCCCTCGTACGACCCCTCCTCCTTCGCCGGCTACTCCGGCAAGGACGAGAAGGCCTGGGTCGCGCTGGAGAAGAACAAGAACAAGCCGAAGCTCAACCGCGCCATCCGCGAGATCTACCCGCCCGGCTCGGTCTTCAAGGTCGTCACCGCCGCCGCGGCGCTGGAGAGCGGCAAGGTCACCGACATCAACGCGGCGACGGACACGCCGGAGCCGTACAACCTCCCGCTCACCCGGGTTCCCATGAAGAACCACGCCAGCGGCTGCGAGAACGCCAGCCTGAACCTGGCGCTGCAGGTCTCCTGCAACTCCGTCTTCGCCAAGCTCGGCGACGAGGTCGGCCTGGCGAAGATGACGGAGATCGCGGAGAAGTTCGGCTTCAACGCCGAACAGTTCACGCCCGTCCGCTCGGCAGCCTCGGTCTACGACAAGGACATGGAGCGCAGCGAGAACGCGCTCTCCTCCATCGGCCAGTTCAACACCGCGACCACCCCGCTCCAGATGGCGATGGTCACGGCGGCGATCGCCAACGACGGCAAGCTGATGAAGCCGTACATGATCGACCAGCTGCGCGCCCCGAACCTCGACGTCGTCAAGCAGAACGAGCCGGAGGAGATGAGCCGGCCGGTCTCGCAGAAGAACGCCCAGCTGCTCCAGCAGATGATGGAGAACGTCGTCACCAAGGGCACCGGCCGCAACGCCGACCTGCACATGGACGGCGTCAAGGTCGGCGGCAAGACGGGTACGGCCCAGCACGGCGAGAAGAACGCCAAGCGCCCGTACGCCTGGTTCATCTCGTACGCCAAGACCGCGCAGGGCTCCCCGGTGGCCGTGGCCGTGATCGTCGAGGACTCCGAGGGCACCGACCGCGAGGACATCAGTGGTGGCGGTCTCGCCGCCCCGATCGCCAAGGACGTCATGAAGGCGGTCCTCAAGAGCCGCGGCTGA
- a CDS encoding DUF3662 and FHA domain-containing protein, which produces MGVLKRFEQRLEGLVNGTFAKVFKSEVQPVEIAGALQRECDNNATIWNRERTVVPNDFIVELSTPDYERLSPYSGQLGDELAGLVRDYAKQQRYTFMGPIKVHLEKADDLDTGLYRVRSRTLASSTSQPQPSPGGHQQHQQQGPQQGQAAARGGYGYPPAGAPPMPASPPPGAPGHRPTAPAGRPAGGPVAMPGTGSGTGAGSPVRRWIEINGTRHQISRPTLVLGRSTDADVRIDDPGVSRRHCEIRTGTPSTIQDLGSTNGIVVDGQHTTRATLRDGSRIVVGSTTIVYRQAEG; this is translated from the coding sequence ATGGGAGTCCTGAAGCGATTCGAGCAGCGTCTCGAAGGTCTGGTCAACGGCACCTTCGCCAAGGTCTTCAAGTCCGAGGTCCAGCCCGTCGAGATCGCCGGCGCACTCCAGCGCGAGTGCGACAACAACGCGACGATCTGGAACCGCGAGCGGACCGTCGTCCCCAACGACTTCATCGTCGAGCTGAGCACGCCGGACTACGAGCGCCTCAGCCCCTACTCGGGCCAGCTCGGCGACGAGCTCGCCGGCCTGGTCAGGGACTACGCGAAGCAGCAGCGCTACACCTTCATGGGCCCGATCAAGGTCCATCTGGAGAAGGCCGACGACCTCGACACCGGTCTGTACCGGGTGCGCAGCCGCACACTCGCGTCGAGTACGTCACAGCCGCAGCCGTCCCCCGGTGGACACCAGCAGCACCAGCAGCAGGGCCCGCAGCAGGGCCAGGCCGCGGCCCGCGGCGGTTACGGGTACCCCCCGGCCGGCGCCCCGCCCATGCCCGCCTCGCCGCCTCCCGGCGCCCCCGGCCACCGGCCGACGGCACCCGCGGGTCGACCGGCGGGCGGGCCCGTGGCCATGCCCGGCACGGGTTCCGGCACCGGCGCGGGCTCCCCGGTCCGCCGCTGGATCGAGATCAACGGCACCCGCCATCAGATCTCCCGCCCGACCCTGGTCCTCGGCCGCAGCACCGACGCGGACGTGAGGATCGACGATCCCGGCGTCTCCCGCCGGCACTGCGAGATCCGGACCGGAACGCCCTCGACGATCCAGGATCTGGGATCCACCAACGGCATCGTGGTGGACGGGCAGCACACCACCCGCGCTACGCTCCGCGACGGCTCGCGGATCGTCGTGGGCAGCACCACCATCGTTTACCGGCAAGCCGAAGGGTGA
- a CDS encoding sensor histidine kinase — MSKSGAPGTSGSGDESGISNGYGRGRGDGDGIGGRVGDWVAGWWRWFAVPGHWSRRRTTGEIALAVVVALLAAGTEELLGGEGWRLAGVAAGAAVLSLLRRRLPAGVLVVAAGLAPFLPGFGPLLILVGWSAGRYVVSAGRALVAFMAAFVLDVGGTLLETWDQQRLLSVAFFATLYYLGTTLAPGLAHRYWTQRRTLLHALQERNAQLLRERTMVAWQARLRERQRIAQDMHDSLGHQLALIAVHTGALEVDRELSERQREVVGVLRNASVTAMHELREVVGILRDGIEAPDGTAPASARAGDETGRAARGTAGIEGLVAAARAAGTAVGLRRLGEERPLEPAADHAAYRIVQEALTNAYKYAPGATIGVELRYEPDTFVVEVLNEASTDGPAKDVVSGGQGLTGLAERARLVGGMCHAGPADGGGFRVAGMLPYGAAPVAEAAPLVDEADDFRQQTTKPLVGDGGPVVVGPADWTFTERELAMAVRGGRGRGMGAGGGVALGCGIAFAAVVLLVVAVGFGLYFMIGSMEEGMIEPEQYDAVEVGMPEREVRVRLPSGDTIATLGLSSSGPERPAGAECLVLLSSETGDTLDQEPVFRFCFKDGKLIEKKSYVVEQR, encoded by the coding sequence ATGTCGAAGTCGGGGGCCCCTGGTACGAGCGGGAGCGGGGACGAGAGCGGGATCAGCAACGGGTACGGGCGTGGGCGTGGGGACGGGGACGGGATCGGCGGCCGGGTCGGGGACTGGGTCGCCGGGTGGTGGAGATGGTTCGCCGTGCCGGGGCACTGGTCGCGGCGCAGGACCACCGGTGAGATCGCGCTCGCCGTGGTCGTGGCGTTGCTCGCCGCCGGGACCGAGGAACTCCTCGGTGGCGAGGGCTGGCGGCTGGCCGGAGTGGCCGCGGGTGCCGCCGTGCTGTCCCTGCTGCGGCGCAGACTGCCCGCCGGCGTACTCGTCGTGGCCGCGGGCCTCGCACCCTTCCTGCCCGGCTTCGGGCCGCTCCTGATCCTCGTCGGCTGGTCGGCCGGCCGGTACGTCGTGAGCGCCGGGCGGGCGCTCGTCGCGTTCATGGCCGCCTTCGTCCTGGACGTCGGGGGGACGCTCCTGGAGACCTGGGACCAGCAGCGGCTGCTCTCCGTGGCCTTCTTCGCGACCCTCTACTACCTGGGCACCACCCTGGCCCCCGGGCTCGCCCACCGGTACTGGACCCAGCGGCGGACCCTGCTGCACGCCCTCCAGGAGCGCAACGCCCAGCTGCTGCGCGAGCGGACCATGGTGGCCTGGCAGGCGCGGCTGCGGGAGCGGCAGCGGATCGCCCAGGACATGCACGACAGCCTCGGACACCAGCTGGCGCTGATCGCCGTCCACACGGGTGCCCTGGAAGTGGACCGGGAGCTGAGCGAGCGGCAGCGCGAGGTGGTCGGAGTCCTGCGGAACGCGTCGGTGACCGCGATGCACGAGCTGCGGGAGGTCGTCGGCATATTGCGGGACGGGATCGAGGCACCGGACGGCACGGCCCCGGCGTCCGCGCGGGCCGGCGACGAGACGGGACGGGCGGCACGGGGGACCGCCGGTATCGAGGGGCTCGTGGCGGCGGCCAGAGCCGCAGGCACCGCGGTGGGGCTGCGCCGGCTCGGAGAGGAACGGCCGCTGGAGCCGGCCGCGGACCACGCCGCGTACCGGATCGTGCAGGAAGCGCTGACCAACGCCTACAAGTACGCGCCGGGCGCGACGATCGGCGTCGAGCTGCGGTACGAGCCGGACACCTTCGTCGTGGAGGTCCTCAACGAGGCGTCGACGGACGGGCCGGCGAAGGACGTCGTGAGCGGCGGGCAGGGACTGACCGGGCTCGCCGAGCGGGCCCGGCTGGTGGGCGGCATGTGTCATGCGGGTCCGGCCGACGGCGGTGGGTTCCGGGTGGCCGGGATGCTGCCGTACGGGGCGGCGCCCGTCGCCGAGGCAGCGCCTTTGGTCGATGAGGCCGACGACTTCCGGCAGCAGACGACGAAGCCGCTGGTGGGCGACGGTGGTCCGGTCGTGGTCGGACCGGCCGACTGGACGTTCACGGAGCGGGAGCTGGCGATGGCAGTGCGCGGGGGCAGAGGAAGGGGCATGGGGGCGGGCGGTGGGGTCGCCCTGGGGTGCGGGATCGCTTTCGCGGCGGTCGTCCTGCTCGTGGTGGCCGTCGGCTTCGGCCTCTACTTCATGATCGGTTCGATGGAGGAGGGGATGATCGAACCCGAGCAGTACGACGCGGTGGAGGTCGGCATGCCCGAGCGTGAGGTCCGCGTACGACTGCCCTCGGGCGACACGATCGCCACCCTGGGCCTGAGCAGTTCGGGGCCCGAGCGGCCGGCGGGGGCCGAGTGCCTGGTCCTGCTGTCCTCGGAGACGGGCGACACCCTGGACCAGGAGCCCGTTTTCCGGTTCTGCTTCAAGGACGGCAAGCTGATCGAGAAGAAGTCGTACGTGGTCGAGCAGCGGTAA
- a CDS encoding DUF2252 domain-containing protein, with amino-acid sequence MDEIRAVVPGQRGTDGVTAGERVPHVPGFARRAASGGAGVAPGDMGKELRDRVPRSTHDRPALAADRPDAVRAVEESSRGRVPELAPIRVGRMAASPFAFLRGSAGLMAQDLVTTPVTGIAAQLCGDAHAANFGLYGDARGRLVMDLNDFDETIVGPWEWDLKRLATSLVLAGREVGASEEVCRAAAFDTVGAYRRTMRLLARLPALDAWNAIADEELVSHTDARDLLGTLERVSAKARNNTSARFAARSTEAVTGTEGGGRRFVEALPVLRRVPDGEAAAVAASLGAYLETVSEDRLPLLARYAIHDVAFRVVGTGSVGTRSYVVLLLDHRGEPLVLQVKEARPSALLPYLPAVGFTVPDPGHEGRRVVLGQKRMQVVSDNLLGWTTVDGRPFQVRQFRNRKGSVDPAALTVDQVDDYGRMTGALLARAHAHSADPRLIAGYCGKNEELDEAIASFAVTYADRTTADHAELLSAVRAGRIEAELGV; translated from the coding sequence ATGGACGAGATCCGGGCCGTGGTGCCGGGACAGCGCGGCACCGACGGAGTGACGGCCGGTGAGCGCGTCCCGCACGTGCCGGGCTTCGCGCGCCGCGCCGCTTCCGGTGGCGCGGGGGTCGCCCCCGGAGACATGGGCAAGGAACTGCGCGACCGGGTGCCGCGCTCCACGCACGACCGGCCCGCCCTCGCCGCCGACCGGCCGGACGCCGTCCGCGCCGTCGAGGAGTCCAGCCGAGGCCGGGTGCCCGAGCTTGCGCCGATACGGGTCGGAAGGATGGCGGCGAGCCCCTTCGCCTTCCTCCGCGGCTCCGCCGGCCTGATGGCCCAGGACCTCGTCACGACCCCCGTCACCGGGATAGCGGCCCAGCTGTGCGGCGACGCGCACGCCGCCAACTTCGGCCTCTACGGCGACGCCCGTGGCCGGCTCGTCATGGATCTCAACGACTTCGACGAGACGATCGTCGGCCCCTGGGAATGGGACCTCAAGCGGCTCGCCACCTCCCTGGTCCTCGCCGGGCGCGAGGTCGGCGCGAGCGAGGAGGTGTGCCGGGCGGCCGCGTTCGACACGGTCGGCGCCTACCGGCGCACCATGCGCCTGCTGGCCCGCCTGCCCGCCCTCGACGCCTGGAACGCGATAGCCGACGAGGAACTCGTCTCGCACACCGACGCCCGCGATCTCCTCGGCACTCTGGAACGGGTCTCGGCGAAGGCCCGGAACAACACCAGCGCCCGGTTCGCCGCCCGGTCGACCGAGGCCGTGACCGGTACCGAAGGCGGCGGGCGCCGGTTCGTGGAGGCTCTCCCGGTGCTGCGCAGAGTCCCTGACGGCGAGGCGGCGGCCGTTGCCGCCTCGCTCGGCGCCTATCTGGAGACCGTCTCCGAGGACCGGCTGCCGCTCCTCGCGCGGTACGCCATCCACGACGTGGCCTTCCGGGTCGTCGGCACCGGAAGCGTCGGCACCCGCTCCTATGTCGTGCTGCTGCTCGACCACCGGGGCGAGCCGCTGGTCCTCCAGGTGAAGGAGGCCAGGCCGTCGGCCCTGCTGCCGTACCTGCCGGCCGTCGGCTTCACCGTGCCCGACCCCGGCCACGAGGGGCGGCGCGTGGTGCTCGGGCAGAAGCGGATGCAGGTCGTCAGCGACAACCTGCTCGGCTGGACCACGGTCGACGGGCGCCCCTTCCAGGTGCGTCAGTTCCGCAACCGAAAGGGCAGCGTCGACCCCGCCGCGCTCACCGTCGACCAGGTCGACGACTACGGCCGGATGACGGGCGCCCTGCTGGCCCGGGCGCACGCCCACAGTGCCGATCCGCGCCTGATAGCCGGCTACTGCGGCAAGAACGAGGAGCTGGACGAGGCCATCGCGTCCTTTGCCGTCACCTACGCGGACCGCACCACCGCGGACCACGCCGAGCTGCTCTCCGCCGTCCGGGCGGGGCGCATAGAGGCGGAGCTGGGCGTCTGA
- a CDS encoding Stp1/IreP family PP2C-type Ser/Thr phosphatase, giving the protein MTLSLRFAAGSHKGMIREGNEDSGYAGPRLLAIADGMGGQAAGEVASSEVISTLVTLDDDVPGSDILTSLGTAVQRANDQLRMMVEEDPQLEGMGTTLTALLWTGQRLGLVHVGDSRAYLLRDGVLTQITQDHTWVQRLVDEGRITEEEATTHPQRSLLMRALGSGDHVEPDLSIREVRAGDRYLICSDGLSGVVSHQTLEDTLASYQGPQETVQELIQLALRGGGPDNITVIVADVLDVDGGDTLAGHLSDTPVIVGAVAENQAAQLNDGGAMQTPAGRASGLGRPAPYQQPPVGGFGPPGSGDDHGYGGMPPQGSFESYTDDDFAKPRTGRKWLKRSFLLVLALAVVGGGLYGGWRWTQTQYFVGSKDQHVALYQGISQDLAWVSLSKVEKDHPEIELKYLPAYQRKQVEDTIAGGSLGKAETKISELAAQASSCKKTEQRRAAAEKAADQASKPPTTDGAATPDSKPTTAAPSPGPTLTAEEQKLASNCGKQ; this is encoded by the coding sequence ATGACTCTGTCCCTGCGTTTCGCCGCGGGCTCCCACAAGGGCATGATCCGCGAGGGCAACGAGGACTCCGGCTATGCCGGCCCCCGGCTGCTCGCCATCGCCGACGGCATGGGCGGCCAGGCCGCCGGTGAGGTCGCCTCCTCCGAGGTGATCTCGACGCTCGTCACCCTCGACGACGACGTCCCCGGCTCCGACATCCTCACCTCGCTCGGTACGGCGGTGCAGCGCGCCAACGACCAGCTTCGGATGATGGTCGAGGAGGACCCGCAGCTGGAGGGCATGGGCACCACGCTCACCGCTCTGCTGTGGACGGGTCAGCGCCTCGGTCTGGTGCACGTCGGCGACTCGCGCGCGTACCTGCTCCGTGACGGCGTCCTCACCCAGATCACCCAGGACCACACCTGGGTCCAGCGGCTCGTCGACGAGGGCCGGATCACCGAGGAAGAGGCCACCACCCACCCGCAGCGCTCGCTCCTCATGCGCGCGCTCGGCAGCGGCGACCACGTCGAGCCCGACCTCTCCATCCGTGAGGTCAGGGCCGGCGACCGCTATCTGATCTGCTCCGACGGCCTGTCCGGCGTGGTCTCCCACCAGACCCTCGAGGACACGCTCGCCAGCTACCAGGGCCCGCAGGAGACCGTGCAGGAGCTGATCCAGCTCGCGCTGCGCGGCGGCGGCCCCGACAACATCACGGTGATCGTCGCCGACGTCCTCGACGTCGACGGCGGCGACACCCTCGCCGGGCACCTCAGCGACACCCCCGTCATCGTGGGCGCGGTCGCCGAGAACCAGGCCGCGCAGCTGAACGACGGCGGGGCGATGCAGACCCCGGCCGGTCGCGCCTCCGGCCTCGGCCGCCCGGCCCCGTACCAGCAGCCGCCCGTCGGCGGCTTCGGTCCTCCCGGCAGCGGCGACGACCACGGCTACGGCGGCATGCCCCCGCAGGGCTCCTTCGAGTCGTACACGGACGACGACTTCGCGAAGCCGCGCACCGGCCGTAAGTGGCTCAAGCGCTCCTTCCTCCTCGTCCTGGCCCTCGCCGTCGTCGGCGGCGGGCTGTACGGCGGCTGGCGCTGGACGCAGACGCAGTACTTCGTGGGCTCCAAGGACCAGCACGTGGCGCTCTACCAGGGCATCAGCCAGGACCTGGCGTGGGTCTCGCTGTCGAAGGTCGAGAAGGACCACCCCGAGATCGAACTCAAGTACCTCCCCGCCTACCAGCGGAAGCAGGTCGAGGACACGATCGCGGGCGGCAGCCTCGGCAAGGCCGAGACGAAGATCTCCGAGCTGGCCGCGCAGGCTTCGTCCTGCAAGAAGACCGAGCAGCGCCGCGCCGCCGCCGAGAAGGCCGCCGACCAGGCGAGCAAGCCGCCGACCACCGACGGCGCCGCCACGCCCGATTCCAAGCCCACCACAGCCGCTCCCTCCCCGGGTCCCACCCTCACCGCGGAGGAGCAGAAGCTGGCCTCGAACTGCGGCAAGCAGTAA
- a CDS encoding FtsW/RodA/SpoVE family cell cycle protein: MSVVTNTTTIGAIEAPSRRNTELALLAFAVVIPVFAYLNVGLAIDGKVPAGMAGYGLGLALLAGVAHLVVRKWAPYADPLLLPLATLLNGMGLVLIWRLDQSPRLIATSMRLYDSFSPDAPSQMMYSAIGIAMFVGVLLLLKDHRVLQRYTYISMVVSLVLLLLPLVPGLGTDSFGAKIWIRVGGFSIQPGEFAKLVLAVFFSGYLMVKRDALALASRRFMGLYLPRGRDLGPILTIWAVSLLILVFENDLGTSLLFFGMFVIMLYVATERTSWIVMGLLMAAGGAVAVSSFASHVQSRVAAWLDPFECLKTAPAGSNMAYACDQMTEVLMSFGSGGILGTGLGQGNSDLIGFAANSDFIFATVGEELGLAGVMVFLLLYGLIVERGVRTALAARDPFGKLLAMGLSGAFALQIFVVAGGVMGLIPLTGMTMPFLAYGGSSVIANWALIGILIRISDTARRPAPSPAPSPDAEMTQVVRP, from the coding sequence ATGAGCGTTGTCACCAACACGACCACCATCGGCGCGATCGAGGCGCCGAGCCGCCGCAACACCGAGCTGGCGCTGCTCGCGTTCGCCGTCGTCATCCCGGTGTTCGCGTACCTCAACGTGGGCCTGGCCATCGACGGCAAGGTCCCGGCCGGCATGGCCGGGTACGGGCTCGGTCTCGCCCTGCTCGCGGGCGTCGCGCACCTCGTGGTGCGGAAGTGGGCACCGTACGCGGACCCGCTGCTGCTGCCCCTCGCGACCCTGCTCAACGGCATGGGCCTGGTGCTGATCTGGCGTCTTGACCAGTCGCCGCGGCTTATCGCCACGTCGATGCGCCTGTATGACAGCTTCAGCCCGGACGCGCCGAGCCAGATGATGTACTCGGCGATCGGCATCGCCATGTTCGTGGGCGTGCTGTTGCTGTTGAAGGACCACCGCGTCCTCCAGCGCTACACGTACATCTCCATGGTGGTCTCCCTCGTCCTCCTGCTGCTGCCGCTCGTCCCGGGCCTCGGTACGGACAGCTTCGGCGCCAAGATCTGGATCAGGGTCGGCGGTTTCTCGATCCAGCCCGGTGAGTTCGCCAAGCTGGTCCTGGCGGTGTTCTTCTCCGGCTATCTGATGGTGAAGCGGGACGCTCTGGCACTGGCCAGCCGCCGCTTCATGGGGCTCTACCTGCCCCGTGGCCGCGACCTCGGCCCGATCCTGACGATCTGGGCGGTCAGCCTCCTCATCCTGGTCTTCGAGAACGACCTCGGTACCTCTCTGCTGTTCTTCGGCATGTTCGTGATCATGCTGTACGTCGCGACCGAGCGGACCAGTTGGATCGTCATGGGTCTGCTGATGGCAGCGGGCGGCGCGGTCGCCGTCAGCTCCTTCGCCAGCCACGTCCAGTCCCGCGTGGCCGCCTGGCTCGACCCGTTCGAGTGCCTGAAGACGGCGCCCGCGGGCAGCAACATGGCCTATGCCTGCGACCAGATGACCGAAGTACTGATGTCCTTCGGCTCCGGCGGCATCCTCGGCACCGGCCTCGGCCAGGGCAACTCGGACCTCATCGGCTTCGCCGCCAACTCCGACTTCATCTTCGCCACCGTCGGCGAGGAGCTCGGACTCGCCGGCGTGATGGTCTTCCTGCTCCTCTACGGGCTGATCGTCGAGCGCGGTGTCCGCACCGCCCTCGCCGCCCGTGACCCCTTCGGCAAGCTGCTCGCGATGGGCCTCTCCGGTGCCTTCGCGCTCCAGATCTTCGTCGTCGCCGGCGGCGTGATGGGCCTCATCCCGCTCACCGGTATGACCATGCCGTTCCTCGCGTACGGCGGTTCCTCCGTGATCGCCAACTGGGCCCTGATCGGCATCCTGATCCGGATCAGCGACACCGCGCGCCGTCCCGCGCCCTCGCCCGCCCCATCACCCGACGCCGAGATGACCCAGGTGGTCCGTCCGTGA
- a CDS encoding response regulator transcription factor produces MAGQPIRVVIADDEPLIRAGIRMILISDPEIEVVGEAADGRAAVEAARAHAADVVLLDIQMPVLDGLSALPELRRAAPAARVIVLTTFGERENVLRALEHGGAGFLLKDTAPAELIRAVRAAAAGDAYLSPAATRHVVERLATGREAARSEQARVRVAALSDKEREVLAVLGEGLSNADAGRRLHMSEATVKTYVSRILAKLDCENRVQAALLARDAGL; encoded by the coding sequence GTGGCAGGGCAGCCCATCAGGGTCGTGATCGCCGACGACGAGCCTCTGATCCGGGCCGGGATCCGGATGATCCTCATCTCGGACCCGGAGATCGAGGTCGTCGGCGAGGCGGCCGACGGACGGGCGGCGGTCGAGGCGGCGCGGGCGCACGCCGCCGACGTGGTGCTGCTCGACATCCAGATGCCGGTGCTCGACGGGCTCTCCGCGCTGCCGGAGCTGCGCCGGGCCGCGCCGGCGGCACGGGTGATCGTCCTGACGACCTTCGGGGAGCGGGAGAACGTCCTGCGGGCGTTGGAGCACGGGGGTGCCGGGTTCCTGCTCAAGGACACGGCACCGGCGGAGCTGATCCGGGCTGTGCGGGCCGCCGCGGCGGGCGACGCCTATCTGTCGCCGGCGGCGACGCGGCACGTGGTGGAGCGGCTCGCCACCGGCCGGGAGGCGGCGCGTTCCGAGCAGGCGCGGGTGCGGGTGGCGGCGCTGAGCGACAAGGAGCGCGAGGTGCTGGCGGTGCTCGGTGAAGGGCTGTCCAACGCGGATGCGGGGAGACGGCTCCACATGAGCGAGGCCACGGTGAAGACGTACGTGAGCCGGATCCTCGCCAAGCTGGACTGCGAGAACCGGGTGCAGGCGGCGCTGCTGGCCCGGGACGCGGGGCTCTGA
- a CDS encoding MarR family winged helix-turn-helix transcriptional regulator: protein MTGAAEVPREASVDVIQRELTAFARRARAAAARVHPELPLVSYTLLAHIEEQRGCRATDLATHYLLDKSTVSRQVATLEKLGLVERRPAPDDHRVQVLHPTEAGAAVLASARTSRRTAYQERLKDWSADDLAQFAAYLLRYNAASPTGLPDSPPR from the coding sequence ATGACCGGCGCCGCAGAGGTACCGCGCGAGGCGTCCGTGGACGTCATCCAGCGCGAACTGACGGCCTTCGCACGCCGGGCCCGCGCCGCGGCGGCCCGCGTCCACCCCGAGCTCCCGCTCGTCTCCTACACGCTCCTCGCCCACATCGAGGAGCAGCGCGGCTGCCGGGCCACGGATCTCGCGACCCACTACCTGCTGGACAAGTCGACGGTCAGCCGCCAGGTCGCCACCCTGGAGAAGCTCGGGCTGGTCGAGCGTCGTCCCGCTCCCGACGACCATCGCGTCCAGGTCCTGCATCCCACCGAGGCGGGTGCCGCGGTCCTCGCCTCGGCCCGGACGAGCCGCCGCACCGCCTACCAGGAACGCCTCAAGGACTGGTCGGCCGACGACCTCGCCCAGTTCGCCGCGTACCTGCTGCGCTACAACGCCGCGAGCCCGACCGGCCTGCCGGACAGCCCCCCACGCTGA